The Mesorhizobium sp. NBSH29 genome has a segment encoding these proteins:
- a CDS encoding lysylphosphatidylglycerol synthase transmembrane domain-containing protein yields MAARIGGIAISLVALAFVARSIHRSFAALQQQLVSPLFLAAIFACAIAYAIALLLIGVGWHRLVAAVDGQKSIKLGHALAIFARTQIYKYFPTNVMHMVGRFALGSRAGASKKALVFAQAAELVLFSTSALAVGALFASPSLREAYNLYDLPFRTAGMVVALLSLGLAIFAVAIIARGRLRHLGRAALKGGSEACLLYLLFFTVNGLLTVALAQGLGGAGHAAPIIGIASVAWLIGFIIPGAPGGLGVREAVMIAGLSSVGVPAATATAIALGNRVVTVSGDAILALVAGIIGGTKREAKGQ; encoded by the coding sequence TTGGCTGCGCGAATTGGCGGAATCGCGATAAGCCTTGTTGCCCTTGCTTTTGTCGCCCGGTCCATCCACCGGTCATTTGCCGCTCTACAGCAGCAACTGGTATCACCTCTTTTCCTTGCCGCCATCTTCGCCTGTGCAATTGCCTACGCCATCGCATTGCTGCTGATAGGCGTGGGCTGGCACCGGCTTGTGGCGGCAGTGGATGGCCAAAAAAGCATCAAGCTTGGCCATGCATTGGCAATTTTCGCGCGCACCCAGATCTACAAATATTTCCCCACCAATGTGATGCACATGGTCGGACGCTTCGCACTGGGAAGCCGTGCTGGCGCCTCAAAAAAAGCTTTGGTGTTTGCACAGGCGGCGGAACTCGTGCTTTTTTCAACGTCGGCTCTCGCAGTAGGCGCACTCTTCGCGTCACCGTCACTGCGGGAGGCTTACAATCTCTACGACCTACCTTTCCGGACGGCCGGAATGGTTGTTGCTCTACTGTCGCTCGGTCTGGCGATTTTCGCAGTGGCAATAATCGCTCGAGGTCGCTTGCGCCATCTGGGACGTGCTGCGCTCAAAGGCGGGAGTGAAGCGTGCCTCCTCTATCTCTTGTTTTTCACGGTAAACGGCCTTCTGACTGTAGCACTGGCTCAAGGTTTGGGCGGCGCAGGGCACGCAGCCCCGATCATCGGTATCGCAAGTGTGGCATGGCTTATCGGATTTATCATTCCCGGAGCACCGGGAGGACTGGGAGTACGCGAAGCGGTGATGATAGCTGGCCTGTCATCCGTCGGCGTTCCCGCTGCCACCGCCACTGCCATTGCGCTGGGAAATCGAGTTGTGACAGTTTCAGGAGATGCGATTTTGGCGTTGGTTGCAGGAATAATAGGGGGAACGAAACGCGAGGCTAAAGGAC